The following proteins are co-located in the Toxotes jaculatrix isolate fToxJac2 chromosome 9, fToxJac2.pri, whole genome shotgun sequence genome:
- the klc3 gene encoding kinesin light chain 3 isoform X2: MKEPHYYITTTAAWIILLLLVSRWERRNLRAGAMLSAEEILCSTQQVIAGLEALRGENCSLLENLQEAMESRPVTESGSVEQEKSGIIRQSLERIELGLSEAQVMMALSAHLGSLEAEKQKLRAQVRRLCQENQWLRDELANAQQRLQDREQELVTLEEQNRHLQFMSSIRKYDQEEPQLDDKDMSSNKESLDDLFPAEDEEQSQMSQPHHSSAAAAAQQGGYEIPARLRTLHNLVIQYASQGRYEVAVPLCKQALEDLEKSSGHTHPDVATMLNILALVYRDQNKYKEAANLLNDALAIREKTLGMDHPAVAATLNNLAVLYGKRGKYKEAEPLCKRALEIREKVLGTDHPDVAKQLNNLALLCQNQGKYQEVEQYYERALHIYQSKLGPDDANVAKTKNNLVRRIMLS, translated from the exons atgaaagagccacattaTTATATTACCACTACTGCTGCATGGATAATTTTACTACTGCTg GTCAGCCGTTGGGAGAGGAGGAACCTCAGAGCTGGAGCCATGTTGTCGGCGGAGGAGATTCTGTGCAGCACGCAGCAGGTGATCGCGGGGCTGGAGGCGCTGAGAGGAGAGAACTGCAGTCTGCTGGAGAACCTGCAGGAGGCGATGGAGAGCCGGCCGGTGACAGAGAGCGGCAGCGTGGAGCAGGAGAAGAGCGGCATCATCCGCCAGTCACTGGAGAGGATAGAGCTGGGACTGAGTGAGGCTCAG GTGATGATGGCGCTGTCGGCTCACCTGGGATCActggaggcagagaaacagaagctGCGAGCTCAG GTGCGTCGTCTCTGTCAGGAGAACCAGTGGTTGAGGGACGAGCTGGCCAATGCCCAGCAGCGGCTGCAGGACAGGGAGCAGGAGCTGGTCACCCTGGAGGAGCAGAACAGACACCTGCAGTTCATGTCCTCCATACGCAAATATGACCAGGAGGAGCCACAGCTG GATGACAAAGACATGTCCTCCAACAAGGAGTCTCTGGACGATCTCTTTCCTgctgaggatgaggagcagTCACAGA tgtCCCAGCCTCACCACAGCAGTGCAGCGGCTGCAGCCCAGCAGGGCGGCTACGAGATTCCCGCCCGCCTTCGAACGCTTCACAACCTGGTTATCCAGTACGCATCCCAGGGACGATACGAAGTCGCTGTACCACTCTGCAAACAG GCTTTGGAAGACCTGGAGAAGTCCTCAGGCCACACCCACCCAGACGTAGCCACCATGCTGAACATACTGGCGTTGGTATATAG GGACCAGAACAAATACAAAGAAGCAGCCAACCTGTTGAACGATGCTTTGGCGATCAGGGAGAAAACTCTTGGGATGGACCACCCGGCT gttgCAGCAACACTCAACAACCTGGCAGTGCTTTatgggaaaagaggaaaatacaaGGAAGCAGAGCCACTGTGTAAAAGAGCTTTGGAGATcagagagaag GTTCTGGGTACAGACCACCCAGATGTGGCAAAGCAGCTGAACAACCTGGCTCTGCTGTGTCAGAACCAGGGGAAGTACCAGGAGGTGGAGCAGTACTATGAACGCGCTCTGCACATCTACCAGAGCAAACTGGGACCAGACGATGCCAACGTGGCCAAAACCAAGAACAACCTGGTGAGAC gCATCATGTTATCTTAA